Genomic DNA from Leucobacter triazinivorans:
CAAGCTTCAGCGTTCGACTTGCATGTGTTAAGCACGCCGCCAGCGTTCGTCCTGAGCCAGGATCAAACTCTCCGTAAAAAACAAAAGCGAACACAACCCGGGAAAAACGGGCCATGACGCGAGTTTGACCTGACAACAAAAACCAACCAGACAACCCCAAAAAAGGAGCCGCGCTGACGATTCTTCGTTATCCAAAAAGGAATCACCAACACCAACCAGAAAACCAGTCGATGCCGGGGATTAAATAAATTGGCATATGACAATCAAGTGCACACTATTGAGTTCTCAAAGACCAGACACCACCCGTCACCCCCACCAACCGGCAAGAAAGCTCCGAACAGCAACCTGTCTAGCTTAGCACATGTTCTGTGCTCGCTGCGCATTCAAAAGAACCGGACCGCTTCTGCTGCCCGGCTTCGTTGCGCTGACAAGGGAATACATTACGCGGAACCAGGGGGTGCCGCAATACGGGGCGGGATCCCGGGCGTGTCTCCGCATGATTCCGCCGATTCACCCTCCGGACACCCGTCGGCCATCCGGCCTCCGACCGCGGCGAAACGGCCCGGAATCGGGGGCTCTGGTTCGAAAACGTGGAATCCCGGGCGCGCCGTGCGCGCCCCAGAGGACCGGCGGATGCCCCCGCTCGCCGGCGTCCGACGATCTCCGCCGGCCGGGCCGTTGACCAGGCCGCCGCACGCTCACGCCGCGCCGTGCTCAGTGACAATGCGACGGAGATCCCGATTTCGGTCGCTAGCTCCTCCAGAGAGCGGCAGAAATCGGGATCTCGGTCTCGACGCGATGTGCTGTGATCCTCACGTGCCCGGTGCCCCCACTGCAGACCAGCCCGTCCCGCACCCTTGACGACCGGTAGCCCGCCGGCGCACCACGCCGCCACCCCGCCACCCCTCCACGCCGCCACCCCTCCACTCTGCCGGCCCACCACGCCGCCAGCCCTCCACCCGGCATCCCTCCACCCGGCATCCCTCCACCCGGCATCCCTCCAGCGCGCCACCCCGCCATCCATCACCCCGCTCTCCACCCCGGCAGCGCGCCCACGCCCCGAATAGCAGCGCCGCCCCGGCTCCTCCTGTGCGGGAGGAACCGGGGCGGCGAAGCGACTCGAAACGCCGGGTCGAGCCGAACGGAGGACGATCAGCCGCCCACGCGCAGCGCCGAGGTAGTGTCGGCACCATCGAGGAGGTGGCCCACCGGCTGGGCGTCGCGCGGATCGCGCAAGCCGAGCGCCCCGTTGCGACCGAGCAGCAGCATCAGCCCGAGGTAGAGCAGGAAGCTCACCGCGAATGCGGGGATGTTGGCGCCCACCGGGCTCGGCAGGACGTACGCGAGGACGTATGAGAGGACGGCGCCGAGGATCCACACGAAGACCGCTACCCAGTTGAAGCCGCCCGCGTACCAGTACCGGCTCTCGGACCGCTCGTGCAGGATCTGCCTGGAGTAGCCGCGACGCTTCAGGAGGTAGTAGTCGGCGATCATGATCGCGAACACCGGCACGAAGAACGCGCTGATCACGAAGAGGAAGTCGGTGAACTGGTTCAGCAGCCCGAGGAAGGTGGAGCCGATCACCGAGATCACGCCGAGCACGAGGGCAGTCGGCAAGAACCTGAGGTGCCACCTCGACTGGGCATTGACCACGGAGGTGACCATGCCGAAGACGACCATCGTGTTCGTCGCCATCACCGACAGGAAGATCGCGATGCCCAGCGGCCAGCCGAACTCGGCGACGATGACCGACGGGTCGAACGGTACGGCCTCGTGCCCCCGCAGCAGCACGACGCTGAAGGCGACGAGGCCGAGGAACATCGAGATGCAGGTCGACAGCGTGTACCCGATGCCGGCGCCGACGATGCCGGCAGTGCTGCTCTTCGCGTGCCGGTTCATGTCGGCCGAGAGCACCGTCCAGGAGATAGCGGTGGCGATCACCATGTCGAGCGTGATGAACGGGGTGCCGCCCAGCGTCGGGTCCACCGGGATCGCCGCAAAGTCCGCCGGGCTGAACGCCCCGAACGCCGCAGCGAAGACGAAGCCCATGACGACGAGGATCACGAGCGCGAGCCACGGCTCGACCCGGGAGATGCCGGTGTGACCGAAGATTGCGAGCACCACCACGATCGCCTGGCAGAGCGCGGAGAAGAGCATCGGATTCGAGAAGCCCGTGGCCTGCGCGACCAGGTAGTTGATCGTCACTCCGGCGAGCATCGCCTGCACCCAGCTCCACCCCATGAGGATGATGAGGTTCGCGGCCGCTGGGATCAGGCTGCCCCGGATGCCGAAGGATCCGCGTGTCAGCGCCATCGTCGGCAGACCCGTGCGAGTGCCCATGTTGCCGACCAGGACGAGCACGATGACACCGACGACGGTGCCGAGCACGATCATCACGGTGGCGGTGCCGAAGGAGACTCCGGGCGTGAAGAGCGTACCGGTCAGGAGCGTCGTGACGACGAGGTTGGCGGCCAACCAGATCATGCCGATGCGCAGCAGCGACTGGGTGCCGCGGACCGGACCGGCGGAGTCGTCGTGACCGTCGAGGTTGACGGCCATGGTTTCGGGACTGCTCATGATGCATCCTCCGATTCAGCGGGCGCGGGCGCGGCGGCAGCGGGCGCGGCGGCAGCGGGCGCGGCGGCAGCAGGCGCGGCGGCAGCAGGCGCGGCGGCAGCAGGCGCAACAGGATCCGGGACCGGCGAGAGGTGCTCGTGGATCGCGACGAGGCGGCCCGACTCGTCGACGCTGAACACGATGCTCTCGCGCTCGACGTAGGAGTCCGGCCCCGCCGCGGAGTCGATGCTCGTGGCGACGGTGTGGCTGAACACCGCGCCACCCGGGAAGACCTGGACCAGACGATCGCTCGATTCGCAGGACGTCACCCGCCAGCCGGCTCCGAGCCAGTCGGCCCAGAGGGCCTCGTAGTCGGCGCGGGAGTTCAGGCGTGCTGCTTCGGGGTGGAACACGAACGCGGCGTCGTCGGAGAAGCCCGCGAAGTAGGCCTCCGTGTCGGTCGCCGCGAAGGCTTGGATGATGGCGTCGGCCGCGGCGAGAACCGCGCCCTCGTTCGGGGTGTGCATAAGAACACTTCCTTGGATTCGTGGGGCGGGTGTTCGAAGGCGGGCCGGATCGAGCCGCGACGGGTGTCGAACCCGCTGCGCTCTACTCGACCGGCGGCCGCTCGGCCGCCGGTCGAGCGGCCCTGACTCAGTCCCGCGCGGCCATCGCGGTGATCAGCTCGTACACGACGTGGCTCGCGGCCACCGCGGTGATCTGCGCGTGATCGTAGGCCGGGGCGACCTCGACCACATCGGCGCCGACGATGTTGAGATCGGCGAGGCCGCGCAGGATTCGCAGCAGCTCGCGGCTCGTGAGCCCGCCCGCCTCCGGCGTACCCGTTCCCGGCGCGTGCGAGGGATCGAGCACATCGATGTCGATCGAGATGTAGAGCGGCTTGTCGCCGACGCGGGCGCGGATGCGATCGAGCGCGGCCGGCACGCCGTGCTCCTCCACGAACTCGGTCGTCACGATCTGGAAGCCGAGCATGGCGTCGTCCTCGAGATCCTGCTTGCCGTACAGCGGGCCGCGGATGCCGCCGTGCATCGACGCGGTCATGTCGATGAGCCCCTCTTCGGATGCCCGGCGGAACGGGGTGCCGTGCGTGGTGGGCGCGCCGAAGTAGGTATCCCACGTGTCGAGATGCGCGTCGAAGTGCAGCACCGCAACGGGGCCGTGCTTCTTGTTGATGGCACGCAGCAACGGCAGCGCGATGGTGTGGTCGCCGCCGATCGTCACGATCTTGTCGACTTTCTCGCCCAGCTCGGTCGCCGCGTCCTCCACGGCCTTCACCGCTTCGTCGAGGCTGAAGGGGTTGGCCGAGACGTCGCCGGCGTCGACGACCTGCTTGAGCGCGAACGGCGATGCGTCCTGGGCCGGGTTGTAGGGGCGCAGCAGGCGCGACGCCTCGCGCACGTGGGCGGGGCCGAAGCGGGCGCCGGGCCGGAAGCTCACCCCGCTGTCGAACGGGACACCGACGACCGCGATATCGGCCTCCGGGACGTCCTCGATCCTGGGCAGCTTGGCGAAGGTCGCGATCCCCGCGTACCGAGGCGTGAGGCTCGCATCGACCGGGCCCTGCGGAGTGTGAGAAGTCACGGTCCCATCCTTTCTAGGTTGCCTTATAGTAAACAAGTGAGCTCTAAGAGTGAACTCGCACACACTATAGGCTGGATCCCGCATCGCGGTCAACGCCGCCGCGGCGCGATCTGCGACTCCCGCGCCCCGCGCGGAGAAAGGCGGCGAACGTGCGGCCCGTCCACCCCACCGCCGGCGGCGAACCGGTGCGGATCGGCGCTCAGCTGCGCTCGTCCCGCCTCGCCCAGGGCCTCACGCTCGAACAGCTCGCGGGGGCGACCGGTCTCACCAAAGGCTTTCTGAGCCGCATCGAGCGCGACGAGACCATGCCAAGCGTGCCGACCCTCGTGCAGATCTGCCAGTCCCTGTCGCTCGCCATCGGCAGCCTCTTCGCCGAGCCCGACATCCAGCGAATCGCGCTGCCCGAGGCGCCCCGCATCAACATGGGCGGCACCGGCGCCGACGAGCGTCTCATCACGCCCCGCACGGAGGACCGCGTGCAGGTGCTGCGATCCTCGCTCGCCCCGCACGCGGACGGCGGCAGCGCGCTCTACACCGTGAACTGCAGCGTGGAGTCGCTGCACGTGATATCGGGCGAGCTCGAGCTGGTGTTCGCGGACCGCCGGATGGCGCTCGGCGAGGGCGACACCGTCACCTTCCCCGGCCGCACGCCGCACACCTGGCACACCGGCGCCGCCGGCGCCGAGGCCGTGTGGGTGCTCGTCCCTGCGGCCTGGAGCGGATCCAACTGACGCACTCGCGGGCGAGCCCGCACCGTCGCACTTGAGGGCGACCGCCCGTACCGTCGCACACGGCGGACGGCGCGCACCGTCGCGCGCGGCGGAGTCCCCGCGCACCCCGGGGGCGACGAGGCCAGGCACCCGCCGCCTCCGCGGCTACGGCGTGCCGTGCACCTCGGCGTTCGCGGGCAGATCCTCCGCGCCGAACACGATGACGCTGCGCGTGCGCTCGCCCCGGCGCATCGCATCGAACGCCTCGTTCACCTCGTCGAGCGGCACCCGCGCGCTGATCAGCCCGTCGAGCGGCAGCGCGCCGGAGAGGTAGGCTTGCGCGATCCGCGGGAAGTCGCGCGCCGGCACCAGCCCGCCGTAGTTCGAGCCGATGATCGTCTTGCCCTCGTAGGCGAGCAGGAGCCCGTCGATCTCCAGCTTCCGGCCCTCAGGGGGCAGACCCACGAAGACGGCGCGCCCGCCGGGCCGGATGAGCGATGGGAGCTGCTCCATCGTCTCCACGCGCCCGATCGCCTCGAACGCCGCGTCGGCGCCGCCGCCGGTCAGTTCCGCGACCCGCACGGCGAGATCCTCCCCGCCCGGGATCGCGTGCGTGGCCCCCGCGAGCTCGGCCTCGGCGAGCCGCGCCTCGGAGACGTCGACCGCGATGATCGGCGTCGCACCGGCGAGTCGGAGCGCGGCGATGATCGAGAGCCCGACACCGCCGGCGCCCACCACGACCGCCGACTCTCCCGCGACGACCCGGGCGTTGTTGACCACGGCGCCGTAGCCGGTGCCGACCGAGCACCCGATCAGGCTGGCGACGGCGAAGGGCACGCGCGGATCGATGCGGATCGCCGCGGACTCCGGCACCACGACGGCCTCGCTCATGGCGCCGACGGCGAGGTAGGGATAGGCCGCCTCGTCGGCGGCGTCGCGCCACCGGGTCGTGCCGTCGGGCAGCAGTGAGTCGTTGGATCGGGCGTGCCGGCACGCCCAGGGCTTGCCGCTCGTGCACTCGCCGCAGCGCTGGCAGGCCTGGTGCCACGCGATGATCACGTGGTCGCCGATCCCGAGCCCGCGCACCCCGGGGCCGACGGCGTCGACCACCCCGGCGGCCTCGTGCCCCATCACGGCGGGCAGCGGCACGTGCCACTCCCCCTCGAGCACGTGCCGGTCAGAGCCGCAGACCCCCGCGGCCCGCACCCGCACCCGCACCTCGCCGTGCGCGGGCGCGTCGAGCCGCAGCGTCTCGACACCCAGCCGGTTTCCGTCGTCGCCGCGGAAGACCGCGGCACGCACCTCGATGGACTGCTGC
This window encodes:
- a CDS encoding purine-cytosine permease family protein — encoded protein: MSSPETMAVNLDGHDDSAGPVRGTQSLLRIGMIWLAANLVVTTLLTGTLFTPGVSFGTATVMIVLGTVVGVIVLVLVGNMGTRTGLPTMALTRGSFGIRGSLIPAAANLIILMGWSWVQAMLAGVTINYLVAQATGFSNPMLFSALCQAIVVVLAIFGHTGISRVEPWLALVILVVMGFVFAAAFGAFSPADFAAIPVDPTLGGTPFITLDMVIATAISWTVLSADMNRHAKSSTAGIVGAGIGYTLSTCISMFLGLVAFSVVLLRGHEAVPFDPSVIVAEFGWPLGIAIFLSVMATNTMVVFGMVTSVVNAQSRWHLRFLPTALVLGVISVIGSTFLGLLNQFTDFLFVISAFFVPVFAIMIADYYLLKRRGYSRQILHERSESRYWYAGGFNWVAVFVWILGAVLSYVLAYVLPSPVGANIPAFAVSFLLYLGLMLLLGRNGALGLRDPRDAQPVGHLLDGADTTSALRVGG
- a CDS encoding YybH family protein, coding for MHTPNEGAVLAAADAIIQAFAATDTEAYFAGFSDDAAFVFHPEAARLNSRADYEALWADWLGAGWRVTSCESSDRLVQVFPGGAVFSHTVATSIDSAAGPDSYVERESIVFSVDESGRLVAIHEHLSPVPDPVAPAAAAPAAAAPAAAAPAAAAPAAAAPAPAESEDAS
- the speB gene encoding agmatinase; translated protein: MTSHTPQGPVDASLTPRYAGIATFAKLPRIEDVPEADIAVVGVPFDSGVSFRPGARFGPAHVREASRLLRPYNPAQDASPFALKQVVDAGDVSANPFSLDEAVKAVEDAATELGEKVDKIVTIGGDHTIALPLLRAINKKHGPVAVLHFDAHLDTWDTYFGAPTTHGTPFRRASEEGLIDMTASMHGGIRGPLYGKQDLEDDAMLGFQIVTTEFVEEHGVPAALDRIRARVGDKPLYISIDIDVLDPSHAPGTGTPEAGGLTSRELLRILRGLADLNIVGADVVEVAPAYDHAQITAVAASHVVYELITAMAARD
- a CDS encoding helix-turn-helix domain-containing protein codes for the protein MRPVHPTAGGEPVRIGAQLRSSRLAQGLTLEQLAGATGLTKGFLSRIERDETMPSVPTLVQICQSLSLAIGSLFAEPDIQRIALPEAPRINMGGTGADERLITPRTEDRVQVLRSSLAPHADGGSALYTVNCSVESLHVISGELELVFADRRMALGEGDTVTFPGRTPHTWHTGAAGAEAVWVLVPAAWSGSN
- a CDS encoding alcohol dehydrogenase catalytic domain-containing protein; translated protein: MQQSIEVRAAVFRGDDGNRLGVETLRLDAPAHGEVRVRVRAAGVCGSDRHVLEGEWHVPLPAVMGHEAAGVVDAVGPGVRGLGIGDHVIIAWHQACQRCGECTSGKPWACRHARSNDSLLPDGTTRWRDAADEAAYPYLAVGAMSEAVVVPESAAIRIDPRVPFAVASLIGCSVGTGYGAVVNNARVVAGESAVVVGAGGVGLSIIAALRLAGATPIIAVDVSEARLAEAELAGATHAIPGGEDLAVRVAELTGGGADAAFEAIGRVETMEQLPSLIRPGGRAVFVGLPPEGRKLEIDGLLLAYEGKTIIGSNYGGLVPARDFPRIAQAYLSGALPLDGLISARVPLDEVNEAFDAMRRGERTRSVIVFGAEDLPANAEVHGTP